A region of candidate division WOR-3 bacterium DNA encodes the following proteins:
- a CDS encoding asparaginase domain-containing protein: MSIRIFITGGTFDKEYNELNGELFFKDTHIPQMLRLGRCRLPVEIRTLMMIDSRNMTDEDREIIARNCIKTPEDRIVITHGTDTMVETAKYLADRLKNKTVVLTGAMVPYTFGSSDGMFNLGCALAFVQILPPGVYIAMNGRYFTYDNVRKNKKTGEFEEIKT, from the coding sequence ATGTCGATAAGAATCTTTATAACCGGTGGAACTTTTGATAAGGAATACAACGAATTAAATGGGGAATTGTTTTTCAAAGATACCCATATTCCTCAAATGCTTCGTCTTGGAAGATGCCGGCTTCCAGTAGAAATTAGAACTTTAATGATGATTGATAGCAGAAATATGACTGATGAAGACCGCGAAATAATTGCCCGAAATTGTATCAAAACGCCTGAAGATAGGATTGTGATTACTCACGGGACAGATACGATGGTTGAAACCGCAAAATATTTAGCTGACCGCTTGAAAAACAAAACAGTTGTGCTGACGGGTGCAATGGTTCCTTATACATTTGGTAGTTCAGATGGAATGTTTAATCTTGGCTGTGCCCTTGCATTCGTTCAGATTTTGCCTCCGGGTGTATATATTGCCATGAATGGCAGATATTTTACCTATGACAATGTGCGTAAGAATAAAAAGACCGGTGAGTTTGAAGAGATAAAAACATAA